Within the Patescibacteria group bacterium genome, the region ACTTCGCGGAACCCGACATCGCGCGCAAATTGAATCCGTGCACGCATTTTTTCAAGAGGAAAATAGTTTCGAGCTTCATCGACAGACATATCCTGCACCGCTTTTGGTCCCCATGGTTCTGCCTGAAGTTCTGTAAAAATAATATCCTTCTTCCATGGAGATACCAGCCATGCTTTGAATTGGTAGTATCCCGGCCTAATGGGAAACGGGATATGTCCAAGATAATCATTCCATGCCTCCAAGTACAAACTCGATCCCAGTATATCGCCATACCACGCCATTGGAATCCATGGTGTCCATTCGCCCGAGTCTGTCACCACAATCGGCTTATCCGAAAGTGAACGAACAAGGTCTAGTTCTTTTTGCAACGAATCCAAGCCGAGCCAATTGGGGCAATCACCAAACGGAAAAACAATTTCGTTTTCCACTTGCCATTTTTCTACTGCAGGATGATCCTTATAGCGCTCAACAACGGCACGCACAAGCTTCAAGAGTCGTTCTTCGATTTCTTTTTTTGGCAAGGCACGCACCCATGCAGGATCGTGGCATTCAGGCCAGCGGGGCAGTTTCCTTCCCACGGCAAGGAGAACTTTGGCATCCCTTTTTGCAGCCTCATCAAGCTGAAAATCAAGGCTGTCAAAATTCATGGTATCGCGCTGTGCTTCGATTTCGCTCCAATAGGCATTCAAGCGAAATTTTCGCACGCTAAGATCATCCAGAAGCGCAAGAAATGTTTGCCGCCAGTCAAGCCCAAGGCTTGCAGCATAATCAGTACTAAATGTTACGCCGAATATGACAGCGGTTTCTTTTTTTGTTGCCGGAAGGTTGAGGACAACAAGAAATGCGGCACCCAAAACAACAAGTGTCGCTAAAACAATTTTGACGCCTGCCAGTATGCGCCCACCCTTCTTATCCATACCTACAGAACGCTTGCCTTTTTCTTTGCGCTCTTCGCTGTCCGCTTTGGCAGAGGCGCTTCGTCCAATCCTCCATTCCCGAAAAAATGATGCATGTGTTCGCGAAACAGCTGCAAGCGATATGCCACGTGCAGCATGGCAAATGCAACGATCAAAAATAGCAGCGCCATGAGGAAGCGCCAAAGAAATTCACTGATGATTACCAAAAATCCCAGTACAAAACAGAGTAAACCAAATCCAAAAAAAGTATGGATTGTCGCGCCGAGCTTTTTTTCAAAGAATTGAAGCATACATTATATACATTAGTGAGATTATTATGAAGTCTTGTAATTCATAGAAATCATACAGCCAGCAGTGTTTCCTTCCCGATATCCCCTTCATGATCCCTTCCCGCTATCACCCGTTCAATATTATACGTACCCATAATCGGCGCCTCCATAAAACCGTTGAGTGCTGCACGAGCAAGCCAACCGCTATTCACCCATTCAAAGAGCCATTCATCCGTATAGCGTGGATCGTTTTGGGATATGCCACCGGCAACCGTTTTCAACCAAATGCGGTTGAAATCTTCCTGTGAGCCAATCGACGGTGCCATAATAATCGGAAGTCCCAATGCAGTATAAAATGAGAGTTCTGAAGGCTTGGTCCATAATATATCCGTCTCGCGCAATGCCTTATTGAACACAGCAAAATAATCATTTTTTGTTTTTTCGTAGATTATGGTAAGGCCCGTACCAAGCATTTTTTTGAGTTTCAAATCTCGAATAAGTTCAGAATATTGGTCAAGTACCTCTTTGCGTGTGCCTGCCACAACGTTAAGCTTGATTTCTTTGGAGAGAATTTTCTGCCTCAGACTCTCAAGAATATG harbors:
- a CDS encoding beta-galactosidase, producing MDKKGGRILAGVKIVLATLVVLGAAFLVVLNLPATKKETAVIFGVTFSTDYAASLGLDWRQTFLALLDDLSVRKFRLNAYWSEIEAQRDTMNFDSLDFQLDEAAKRDAKVLLAVGRKLPRWPECHDPAWVRALPKKEIEERLLKLVRAVVERYKDHPAVEKWQVENEIVFPFGDCPNWLGLDSLQKELDLVRSLSDKPIVVTDSGEWTPWIPMAWYGDILGSSLYLEAWNDYLGHIPFPIRPGYYQFKAWLVSPWKKDIIFTELQAEPWGPKAVQDMSVDEARNYFPLEKMRARIQFARDVGFREVYLWGEEWWYWMKQYGDSSYWDEGKKIFQ